DNA sequence from the Vicia villosa cultivar HV-30 ecotype Madison, WI linkage group LG3, Vvil1.0, whole genome shotgun sequence genome:
CATTTCAGTAACTTGGCATAAAAGGTTTGTCTAGTTGAGTTTTAatgttcaacatcattcaaacatgTTATTTGAGAATTTGATCACTAGGGTTTAGTGGTTATAATAACCTATCACGAGTTGTGTGATAGAGAAAGAAAGTGAGTGGTTTCTCAGATTTAAGGGGAGGTTCATAATAGAAAGTCATAGGGTAGTGTTATGAACAAAGGATCGAACAACATAGAGTTTATTGTTGCTTGTATGTCAGATTTACTAAGCTACTAATGTTGAATGTACTTTATTTGGGTTATGGACTCAACCCTCTAAACGTAGTTATGGTTTCACCGAATTGGGTAACCAATTATATGTGTTATTTACTGTTTTTCAGTCTTGTTAACTTGCATAATTCAATCTGTTATATCTATGTTAATAATGGTATATCTTGTCAAACCTAGTGTCGAAGCATCATATTCTACATTTTTCCTATGAGGAacataatttcaattggcatcagagtaggCACCCTAGCCCGTTGGGTGAGCTCCCGGGAAGATAAATTATACTCAAATGGAGACAATGAAAGATGGAGGATCAGTTTACAAACCACCTGCGTTGAATGGAACAAACTTTGATTATTAGAAGTCAATGATGATTTAGTTTCTCAAATCTATGGACAACAAAGCATGGAAAGTTATGGTAAAAGGATTTAGAACATCCAGTGGTTACTTCTAAAAGGGGATACTAAAGATCCCTAAAAGTTGTCATGCCTGGATAGAAATCCTAAGTTCTAATGACTTATCTTGCACAAGATGAAGTCAAGTCCTAAGGGAGCATGGTAAATAAGAAACAAAGAAGAGACATGCAAGAATAAACAACAAGCAAGCTCAAAGAAACAATCATGAAATGTGTACTAAAGACATAACCAAGCAATCAATCACATGGTCCTTCCCGTTATTGGTCCTCGCAAACTTTTCCGTCCCCAATATTGGTCCTTCCCGTTAGTTTCCACTAACGGAGGTTGACGTGACACGCTGCGTGGAAGAATGCTTAACAAAAATCTGAAAACATTtgaaatagcgggggttttaaacctcctttaAACTAacccaaaagaaaaaagaaaaatcttAATTCTGAACTTTTGTCGAACACCTTGAAAGCAAGTTTGGCAACATAAGTTTTGAatgcataaattttttaaaaggaCTATTCATTGAAAGAaaaatttatagggactaaaaatgtagggtcgcatatttatagggactaaaaacgtatttaatccATAAAATATTATGGCTCGCTTACTTTCCAAAAACATTTCAAGTCTTCATTAAATAGTGAAGAAAATATTAGATCTATATTCTCTTATGCTTAGCTTATTAGTTAAAGTGAAAATGAAAACATAAAAGTTAACAGGCTCTTAGATGTATGTGCTAAAAGCTTCTATAAAAGTGTGCTAATTGTGGATTTTGATTTCTTTGAGCTTTAGGTACCAAGTCTTTCATGATTTTTGTGCCAAACACTAGATTGGAGCGCTGCATATTGCACATCATGCTGATGACCAAGTTTAGTTCACAATAAATTATGCTCAAATTATAGGGTGGGAAATGACGAAatgttgcattttattttcttgtcAATTGATTGCGAAATTGAAAGCTTGTTCAAGATATTAAGGCCTTCTTGAACGTTCTGGGATCCGCAATTGATCACTGATATTTATGCAATGTTCATTTTTTCCCTTCTCTTATTGGAATATTAACTTCATAATTTAAGTGTCTTTCTTTATATTGGTGACATTAAAGTCAATTGGTTGCTACTAAGATCTCCACGCCTAGGTGCTGATTTCGCATAGTTTCTTCAAGAAATGATTTGACTATCTACAGAAGTAACTTTTCATGAGCTTCTGCATATATTAGCATGCATTTTGATGGATTTGTGATAATTTTTTGATGCAAAATCCACTGTGCAGGAACTGAGACCGAGAGGGTGGAACCAAGCAGAAAATGGGGTGAGAAATGCACAACTAAGAAAAGCTCAGAAACCAGACATTATTATCAATTAAGAAAAGTTCAGAACTTATGTGTTGCCAAACTTGCTTGCAAGAGGTTTGAGAAAAGTTcagaactaatatttttttctggGTTAGTTTTGAAGAGGTTTAAAACCCCTGCAATTtcaatatttttagatttttgctaagctgtcttccacgtggcgtgccacgtcagcCTCCGTTAATGAAAGTTGACGGCAGAGACCAAAATTGTGGATGAAAAAATTTGCGAGGACCattattggaagaaaaattttagagggacaaAAGTTAAagagtcgcatatttatagggactaaaaatatatttaacccttccTTAATCATGGAGAGCTTAGGTGCGGGTGGTATTGAAAGTAAGGCTTGTATAGTTGCTTGGAGTAAACTAGTTCTTCTTAAAGTTTTGCTCCTAGTTTAGAGGTTGCTACAATAAAATTCTGACCAGCAACATTTTGATCAAAAGAGACATATTGGATGCATCTTAACATTCTTCTCTTTCTGATGCAGGTTCAGATGTAGAAAGGAAGAGAATATTGCTCACATTTTTTTCGAGTGTTCGATATTGCTGGTGGCATGGAGTGAGATACTAAGTTGGCTAAATTACTCTATTGTTTTACATAATTCTGTTTTGCTGAATTTACTTCAGTTCGAAGGACTTCATAGTGGCGGAAGGGTCATTAAAGAGAGACTCAACATCATTTTGTTCACGTATGTTTGGAAAATATAAAGGAGGCGAAACGAGATAATTTTTGGAAGTTCTAGAAGAGGCAAATCATCCTTCATTGAAGACATTCAATTAGCATCTTGGAAGTGGATCAAAAGTAAGGTGTGTGGTTTCAATTATGCTTTTATTCAATGGATTACAAATCCAAAAGAGTGCAACGGGTGTTCAAGCTAAATGTCAGGGGTGAGCTGTGTGGGATTCAGAAGAGGTGTCGTGTTGCCAGTCTTTTATAGCAGTTTATCATTAATGCAGTTGGCGCATGTTTGGTGTTTGACCGGTGCGGGGCATTGTGGAGTATCGCcgtcaactattatatttctgtTTTCTCAGATAATTATGGCAGAATTGTTGTTTTGTATGTGATAATCAACACAGTTTGCGCAATGATGGGTGAATTGATCAGTTTGTAAGCTAATTGTGGCAGTTTTTAGTGTGTTGGTTGTTTTTTGGAGATTGTGGTACTGGATTAATATGGGTATTGTATAGGCGATTTGGTGAGATTGTTGATTGCGGTTTTGCGTTTGTTTTGCAGCATGTGATCTTTATGCTATGTACTTGGCAGGGAAAGGATTGGCTACCTTTGAGCCATATGCCTTTGGATACCTTTGAGTTTATCTTTCTCTATTCAACCATTTTCTCTCaccaaaatcaattattttattatttattgatatacATGTGGCATTGCTTTTACTACTAAGAGCATCTCTAATAATGGGAGCTTAGAGATTGCTTAGCTTTTTAGTTCTATTCCTTAGCTTTTGTTTGCTATTGGAGTATGATGATGTGACACTATTGATTGCttaaaaataagggataaagcTTCATGAAGCAACTTGAAAAGATAAAACCTtaacattaaatattattatttttgaggCAATTCAATTGAAATAGTAATAGAATGTGATTGTCAACTTAAATACAAATATAATAATAGAAATTTGTGGGGCCTAATATACATTGCTTATTTATAATTATCTTTGGAGCACAAATAGTTTAGGTAGCTTATGGATTTCTTAAATGCAATGTGACAATTTGGACTAACAAAATATGACACAAGCAACCAATAATGTTCTCCCCATTAGAGATGCTCTAAAGGCACCAAAGTTACGCAATAGGAAAGGTAGCAACTCCTTCCCCGGACTTGGCATCCCTTATGTCTCTTTCTTATATATTAgtcaagttaaaataaattgCGAGGTCTCGTAAATCATAGTACtatgaataattttttctttgtattagtAATCATTAACATAATtataaattcaaattcaaatatttatatataataatattcaattatactaataaataatgctatttttatttttaattattttttaatatatttttacaattaatttattaactattaatatctgattattaattaataaataataccaTTAATAAGATAAGACTGTAAAATGTGAAAGTGaaagggaagaagaaagaatggcGTGATTTGCGGGAGTCTTTCTAAATTGCGCAAGAAACTGCGCTCTTTTGGTTTGTTTGACTTGAAAAACTGCAAAACGCAAACGAAATTCTTCTTTCTCAAATCCAAATACAAACTCCAGTTCCAGTTGATCtgcagagaagaaaaagaaaaatggatgcAGAAAACGAGAGTATCTCAAAATCGAATGCCATTATCGGAGAAAGCCTCTACGTAAAAGTGATGACCGACGAACAACTGGAGCTTCTCCGGCAACAGATTTCCATCTACACAACCATCTCCGATCAGCTCATTCAGATGCACAAATCCATCACCACACAACACGACCTCGCTGGACTGAGACTAGGTAATCTGTACTGTGATCCACTCATGGCGTGCTCTGGAGTTGGACACAAGCTCTCATCACGGCAGCGATGGACTCCGACTCCTCTCCAGCTTCAGATACTCGAACGGATATTCGATGAAGGAAATGGAACTCCTACGAAACAGAAGATTAAAGATATAGCTGTTGAGCTTGGACAGCATGGGCAGATATCGGAGACTAATGTTTATAACTGGTTTCAGAATAGAAGAGCTCGGTCGAAGCGGAAGCAATCGGTTCATGCAACGAATCAGGTTGAGGCGGAGGTGGAGACGGAAGATGAGTCGCCGAAAGAGAAAGTAATGCGCGGAGGAAGCGAGCATGTTCAATCGTTTGAGAATTTATCGCCGGTTAGGGTAAAGGATATGTATATTCAGAGTCCTGATATAGGTATTAATGGAATCTTTGAGTTTGTTGTGTTCATTCAGTTATATTATTAGGTTAATAAATTGGTGTGTTTATGCAGGATTTGAGCAGTTGTTGGGTAAAATTGAAGTTGCAGGCTGTTATAGTTCTTACATCCTTTGAGAAATGAATGgttaaagaaagaaattctcagaGCGATTTCTTAGCTTTTTGATGGTACTGTTATACGTAAAAAATTTCCATTTAAAGATGTTGATGAACCAGAAATGAAGTGGCATATGTGTATTTATATGAGTATAATTTCATAATCAGGCTTCAATGTTTATTAACATCTTGTAACTTTGTCTCAGTTACTTGTAATATCATATAGAGCCTAATATCACAGTTTGTGTCTTACTAACTGATGAAGACTCTGACTCTGTTCAGCAATTTCTAGCACATATATAGTTGTGACATTAATTTCTACCTCATGAATTCAGCACTTTCCATGACTTGCTGTATAAGTATTGCTACTATGGATCATTTCTTGTTTTTCATGTTATCACACCTTAATCACTACAGCCTCCCTTTCCATTATTCATATCATTACTTAATATTTTAGTATCATAATCATTACTCTTCACTCTTCAGTATGCACGCGAAGGTATATAGCACTTGCACACCTGGACATGCGTATGCTCTATCACCAGAAAGGGTAATAATTTTTCATCTTTTGGGCTACACCCATTCCTTACGTACATCCGCCAATTGGTAGAATGGTTCACAAGAAGGATAGCGTACGTACGCCATTTCCTTGTGTATATACGCCTAAAACCAGTTTCCAGCCACATTTTCTCACCTTAACTCTACCCAATCTCACTCTGATAATAACTTCTTTCcatgaaatttaaatttaaatttaaaaactaactaGTCAGTGacccgtgctcccgcacgggtAATAGAAATTTGTATATAAGCCTCATTGTTAAGGTAAAGTGTAAATCAAGAATCTTGTAGTACTTATCAAATGATAATACAGTAGTCAATAATGTTAAGACAAAAATGGCTTTTCATAAACCAATGATAATATTGTTATTAAATGGAAATTACAAAAGTTCTTAACATGGCTTCTTAAATTCTATAGAGTTGGCATTTGAATCTTCAAAATGAATTGGAGGCTTGGACCTAAAAATGTCACACGATACAAAGATAAATGTCAAAGTAATGAAATCACAATTAAACGATTACAACTTTTCATGGACTAATAAAATGGGTCTAGCAAAAGAGAATTACCCTCATATGTTTTGGAACACTTCTTTGAACACAACATTAGTGGTGGTAGTCATTGGTTCTATTCCTTTGTCATGAATAAGAATCTTTAATCCCTTTTTGGATTTAACTCTAGAGATAGCCACATATAATTGACCATGACTAAAAACATCTTTTGGCAAATACAAACCCACGTTGTCTAGAGATTGCCCTTGAGACTTGTTAATTGTCATGGCAAAGGAAACGATAATAGGGAATTGGCGTCTCACCAATTtaaatggccatggtgattgtGAGGGGGACAAAGACATTCTAGGAATATAAATGAGGTTACCAATATTTTTTCCAGAAATTATCTTAGCTTCAATGACATGAGAGGCAAGTCTGGTTACAGTTAGTCGTGTACCATTGCACAAGCCTTCCGACTGATCAAGATTGCGCATTAACATAATTGTGGCACCAACTTTCACCTTGATGGAATGATTAGGTAATCCTGAAGTTTTAAGAGCATTTAGGAACTCCGGTGTGACATGCTCATATGCATCAAAGTTAGTTGAATCAGATTTATCTATAGAATCACTACTGAAGTATTCCTTCTCTTCTCCTAAAAAAGTTGcaaaatagtaaaattatataaaatcacaAGTTAGTAAAGAGTAAATAATAAGTGAAAAAATTTAGGAATAAGTGCAACTAAAATACCTGGAAGAAGGTTTGTAATATATTGGTTGATATCATCtaccacttcaattgttgaagCTAAAATTGCACGACTTTGGAGGTAGTTGAAATCAAGATAGTTATGAATGAGATATGGGTATGTATCCTCAACAATTGCCTTGATGGGATCGGAGAAGCTTGAAATTAAAAACTCTTCTGGAATAGAAATACTTGCATAACCATCATTGGGCTCACACATGGTCCCATCTccaattttcaaaatccactctGAAAAGCTCCTAATATCATGAGCAGTAGAAGTAGTAGCACCAGTTTGCAAGCGCATGTTTTTTTGTAAGCCTCAACACTTTACAGTGATCCCAAATATAAGAAGAATTGATTGTTGCATGGATAATATCAGATCTAGTACCTCTTGGTATAACGGGGAGAATTTGTCTGAAGTCACCACCAAAGACAACAACCTTACCTCCAAATATATTGTCACAAGAAGGTGTACTCCCACTCATGAGATCTTTCAAGGATTTATCAAGAGACTCAAAGCAAAATTTGTTAGCCATAGGAGCTTCATCCCATATAATTAGATCTGTCATCTTTAGAAGCTCAGCAAGATCATCTTTTTTGTTTATGTTGCAGATAGAAGTTTCTAAAGTAGGGACAGGAATCTTAAACCTAGAATGAGCTGTTCTTCCACCTGGTAACAACAAACTTGCAATCCCACTTGAAGCAACAGGCAATACAATTTTTTCTTAGACCTAAGTGCTGCTGATAAAGTGTTCCACATAAAGGTCTTGCCGGTTCCACTATAGCCATATAAGAAAAAAACCCCACCTTGTTGCTTTTCTACACAATCCATAATTTCCTCAAAAACTGCTCTTTGTTCATCTACAAATAAaagatgtatgaaaaaaaataaatttgctATAGGTTCAGTATTATTTTAATCTCTAGATAAAGAAAGGTTACGTTACCTGTAAGAGAAGAGTACAAACCAGCAAAAAGTTGTTGTTGTTCGATACCATTGTATTGACGCTCTTCGTAAAGAAACCTATTTCCTATAAAGGAAACAATATAGTCTTTTGGATATGGCATTGGTTTGAAATCCTTCAAACTTTTATTATTGTTTTGCAACAATGATTCAATAGCCATTAACGTCAAATCCTTTAGCTCCCCATCGGTTAGTGTCAAACCTACAATTAAAAAGTTAGAATTGTATTTTCACATCCAAAGATATGTTTAATGGCTAAATCAAAACTTACATGTGATTTTTCAAAAGGAAAACATTTTTGACTACTGTATGAATGAATGAGAGTATACCAAAATTCGAGGTGGCCTTGAGTACATTAGAGCAAATTCAAATATGTTCCATCACATTAAAGTTTTGTTTTCCTACCATGTCTATATAACACAAAGTctcaataaaaacaaaatattgcATGTCACAGCACTGCCCAACAAAACCGTGCAGCCTCAGTTACATATGAGTGTATCAAAAAATGGCACGGGTGTAATATACCAAGAAACCATGTGGCCTTTACTACATTAGTAGCTTTGAAATATCTTCCAGCACATTAAAGCATAGTTTTGCTACCATGTCTATATAATACAAACTCtgaataaaaataaagttttgCATCTCATAGCACTTGTGTTCAAAAGTATGCAGCCCTACTTACATATCACTCATGTTTcacatataattattatttctcaGAAATAATGGTAAGAATGAAATATTTTCCAGCAACGCCGCTATTGTTTTCCTAATTATGTTTATGTGCATAATGATATATACCGATGACCAACATAAATAAGCATATTTCCAGAATTGTTGTTTAAGCACTAAAGGATCCTAAATTACAATATACTTAAAAAATCATATATACATAAAACAACTTAGCAAAGATGAAATACCTTGATCTTCGGCCAATAATCGTTGTTCGTAAAGAATTCCATCTGATAAATACATCCAAGTCTTCCTCCACACATGCTCTGGTCTATTCATGGATGATGATAACAACATAGTAACAAACAATTTCCGTAAAAAGACTCCGGAACCCCAAACATGTGCCTCTTTTATTGCCTCCACAAATTCTCGATCATCTTGTAGAAATCCCATTGCAAAGCACGCTCCTCTAAAAGTTTTATGTTTTTTACCATCCACAGTCTTGATGTCTTTGTAACACAAAGGGCCTTTTTTTTACCGTGAGCATCATCCTTAAATAAAACAATTCACCTGTGCTTTGAGGGACCCAAATAAGCCGACCAATTGTATATCCTCGCTTCCTTGGTTTCCAACTTCGACTTCGTTTATGGTAAACAAACTTAGAAACAAAATCACCATAAGTTAGTAATCTAGCATCTTCGTAAGTTTTGTTGGCCTCAAACCAAGAAGTGAACATTGACTCGATTACACTTGGTTTGAGTAAAACATCACCAACTTGCTCGTAGTCTTTGTAGAATACGGAGTTTTCACCTTCCATGTGAAAATACAATCTCTCTACGGCTGGCTTTCTACCATGTATAGAATAAGAAAATATCCTCCAACATGCCTCACTTGGAGAGATGTAACGACAATCCAAATATTGCTTGATCTCGTCAACGTTGTCTTTTTCTTCACCTTGTATGACAGCAGAAATTCGATCCGAACCTTTGTTTATGTATTTGAAAAGGTATTTGATGGAAGTACTTTGATTGCACCATTCCATGTTGATATGGGCTTCGTACTTCAACAACAAACTTGGGTTGTGAGGAACAACATGACCACTATGAAAGATTACACTGTTTTTCTCTATTGTGTGTCCGTTATTTCTTCTCCTATAAACAGGATAACCATCTTGGTCCACTATAGTTGCAGGTTGAAATTTCTTGGGGTAAAACTTGGAGCATTTACTGTCTTTCATGCAAGGTGAGAGAACATTTGCCAAACCACAAGGACCATGGACCATATGATTTTTTACCAAATTGTACAACCGTGGGTGTGTCAGGGGATCAGGCACTTCCGCACTAATGATCTTGTCAATGTCCTCAGGTCTTGGATATTTGTTTGAAGGATGCAGAAAGATCAATATATGGGCATGTGGCAATCCTCTCTTTTGAAATTCAATGGTGTACATATCTAGCCAAAGAAAATGACAACGATATCAGCACAGTATCCTAGTCTATTAATAGTAGtataacaataaattaaaagacaAAGGTAATAATTGACTCACAAGCAAGAACTTTTCCTAGTACCCCTTTCTTGGTTAAATCGGATAACAATTgatcaaacttgattttgaatattcttgaaatGATGTCCGGTCGATCTTGTGGTTTCAAATGAAGTGGATTAAGAACTCTTTGAATCTCAGGCCAGTTAGGATTGCAGGTAAATGTAATGAACAAATCAGGAAACCCAACTTTACTACAGATAGCCATCCCATCGTAGTACAATTGATCCATAAATCTACGACCACCCACAAACG
Encoded proteins:
- the LOC131654924 gene encoding WUSCHEL-related homeobox 8-like: MDAENESISKSNAIIGESLYVKVMTDEQLELLRQQISIYTTISDQLIQMHKSITTQHDLAGLRLGNLYCDPLMACSGVGHKLSSRQRWTPTPLQLQILERIFDEGNGTPTKQKIKDIAVELGQHGQISETNVYNWFQNRRARSKRKQSVHATNQVEAEVETEDESPKEKVMRGGSEHVQSFENLSPVRVKDMYIQSPDIGFEQLLGKIEVAGCYSSYIL